In the genome of Populus nigra chromosome 19, ddPopNigr1.1, whole genome shotgun sequence, the window ATTAATttaccctaaaaaataataatatcatgacCTACTTGAAGTCCTCGATATGATACTTATCGAATTTGAGTACCCTCAAGTTCATGGATCAtttaacacaaaatattttGCTTCGTTTTGCTAACAGGAGTTGAATTCCAATTTTGAAGCTCTTGTTTTCTTCATTCGGTATTCTGCTAGATTTATGCGGTGATAAAGAACTAGCTGACTTGGTTTTTCTTACTCGAGGAATAATGCAGCGACAAACCCAAAatgccaaaaaagaaaagcaatatAGTGGATAAATTGCATGTACCATGGCGTTCGTTGATACAAATATGTAGCCACAGGGAAAATAACGGGGAGGCCAGACATTATCTCCGCAACCAGGTCTGCCTTGCCTTGATATGTTCTCCGGAGCCTGCTAGTGCTATTATTCTTGCTCGATATAGATCAATTTTTATGTGGCAATCACTAGCCTGCTTCTGATCTTATTACAAACTAATATATACTAACTTCATTAGACAACAATATGAAGGCTGGTTCCCCGTATATCATCCCGTCTATGCGCGTAATTACTTTGGACTTTTTGTCTGAATTTCCACTTCTCCTGCTGACTTGATGTTGaactatttcttttaattacaaaacaatTTAACCAATGGGAAGAGAATCTGCCACAAAAAAAGTCAAGGTAGGTGTATTCCTGCAAACATATAAAACAGAAATAGAACCCTTAAATCCCCCATCATTTTGAAAGTGATATACcctaattttcatgttttttttcgtACAGGCCTTGCCCCGTACTGCACGGCATCTAATAAAATGCAGCTTTTCAGAAGCAAATACATTACAAGCTAAAAAGCATTGCAGCAGATGGTTATATCCATCCAACGCAGAATCTGCAAAGCCGAACTGTGTCCTTGCAGAGCATTTTACTTTACGTGGGGCATGAAATAAAgcaacaaacaagaaaatttgattcAGAACAATACCTGGTCAATTCATTTGCTTCTCTTTATGTATAATCAACAGCCTGAAGTTCACTAAATCTGTCCCTTTTGCTCCTTATTACTCTTGCTTTGTTCTCTACTATTTCAAGCACCTGAAGAATGgaagtgaaggaaaaaaaaatccatcaccTTTTAAGTGGTTCATTGTTTGCTTGAATGACAAAGAAGTGCTTTACAGGGGCTCCTCAACTTGGGTGCAAGATCTTTTGAAGcaaattaattttccttttttctgttttcacgTGTTCTATGCAGCAGAATTGTGGCACTCCAAATTCAAATTACCTCTGGTCTTGAATTTAGAACTCCACTGGACATTCCAACATCGATGCACCATATGCTACAGTTGTATTTACTGCAAGAAACACACAGAATTTCAGAACTACGACCAGGAAAAAATAGCTGCCATATTATGATGCAAATCGGAACCTAACTAAAGACAGTATAGATGAGTACCAATTTACGCCTGTAGTTTGAGGAGTATGCCCTACCACCATTGCCTTAGCTCCAAGCAATTGCAGCGTCTCTTCAAGAACGGATTGTATCTGATGAGCATACAGTTTTTAGTTCCAAAAGCCAGAGAAGTTACTACAGTATTAAGATGGCACAGTTCAATCTTGACTCCAATAATTGAGTAAAAatcatgggaaaaaaaacacgACATCAGAAAATCTCATTTTGAAAGAGTTGATTTCTTCTTGCTTCAAAGACGAAGTAATCCACCCTAAAGTAAATCAAGTTGGCAGACAAATGCATGCTCTGATAAGCAGTGGCTGTAGTTTTCAGGGGCAACAAGTTTGTttcatttcatattatttttaattgcctGATTCCCTCACAAGAAAGAGATAGAAATACACACCATTAAAGGATACATACCTGGTTAATCTGATAGCCCTCCAAACCCAGCATGTCTCTTGAGTATAAGCGGTTCCAAACAACAGAATCAAAACCCTTTGTGGCTATAAACGGGAAATTAGGACTAGTATCATCCTCACTTACACCTCTCATCCAGTGAGATACTTCATAGTTCATCCTTTCAACGCCATATGCAACTGCAGAAGTACCAATACTCCTATCAGGCatttcaaacaagaaaagataaaaatcttaCATGTCTTAGCAAAGCATAAACAGCATGACAACCAAATCTTCCAAGAAGAGATGctgctatttttatttcttaccaTGTCGAGGAAGGAGGCCACCATGACAGAATACCCAGTCATTGATCTTGAGCACAACTGCATGCCGCGCCAATTCACATGCTAATGGACCACCTGGTCTCAACAAGATTGATCTGGCAATTACCCCCTTTTGCCTCTGCCCTAATATTTTAAGATGATATCAGTAAATGCGCCATATGCAGGTAAAGGCAAAGACGGAGAGTTTCTGTGGAGGAACAGAAGGAGAGCAGATAGGTTCACTGCATTTGATAAGTGAAAGGACAGGATTTTTGTACCTTCACCAGATTCCAAGGACCCCACTGATTCTGAGACAATTTTCGATCTTCTCTCCACCTTTTAGACTCTCCAATCCAGCCAAGAAAAGCATTTTCCCAGTTGTACTGGTGGTCTCCCAAGTAGGCCAGGAAATCTGAACATTCATCAAATGCCCCCGAGTCAACATATCTAAAATCTCCCTCCACATTCATAGTCTCATGATTCCCATTGACCtattatcaaaacaataatatagttaaaacataaatcaagaaaatttttacaggagaaTAATATCTTGGAGTTTCACAAGAAatcttttaaaatgaatatattgaaCTCAAATTACTGAAAAGTTTGCAGGATGACAGAAGATTATATGCTTGAGACATAAGAGGTAGGAATCCTAAAGGAACTTCAATAATCCTTAATTCATATTCTGTTGTGCAATATTTAAAATGTGGCTGTGGCATGATGTTGATGTTGCCTCACTGACAGAGCTCTTTCCATCTTTAGTACTACAAACCTGAAAAACAGCTCCACCTTGAGCTTTTGCCTGAATATCCAATGAGCGTAGTAAGGACAGTATTGCTATCTCTTCTTCACCTCGATCAAGTACATCTCCAAGCTGAATCAATACCTACATTTCCAAAGAAGGATTTGAAAACATTAGACAACAAATATAGAATCTTGAAGAGGATAGTGTTATCTTAATGATATCATATAAGATTACAGTCCATAAATTGTAGACCAATAGTAGTTCAAAGTTTTCTGCATATTAGACGAATAAGAGACATACGGTTTCTCCACCAGTCCATAAATCTTGACCATCAGAACTCAGTACGCCAGCGATCTCAAGCGCACATCTTGCTTGGTCAAGATCTCCATGAACATCTCCAACTATGAATACAAGTCAAAGTAGACAGTGAAGAAAAAGTTAATGAATGGCATGCATAAAAGCCAGCACAATAGATTGATAGAGATTATATTGTTTCTCTTCAATCTCCACATGAAATCTTCACAAAGATATCTTTTATCgctttgaaaaatgaaaaaaaaaatcaattttgacttgtacaaaactaacaaaaacaTTTCACAAATCTCCTTCCAAAATAGGACTTAATGACAAAAGACATCACAGCCGAGCAAAATGGCACCTTGAATGCCATAGCGGGGAAACCCCAATTAAGTTAAGCATACATCCTCCAGTAACCATTAAGAATCTGTATATTATCCTATgagttaataaa includes:
- the LOC133679905 gene encoding shewanella-like protein phosphatase 1; its protein translation is MASSCLNSLILPPCSLPRRVAETCASLSSSYPALNPTSSSTGGALKPIVINGDPPTFVSAPGRRIVAVGDVHGDLDQARCALEIAGVLSSDGQDLWTGGETVLIQLGDVLDRGEEEIAILSLLRSLDIQAKAQGGAVFQVNGNHETMNVEGDFRYVDSGAFDECSDFLAYLGDHQYNWENAFLGWIGESKRWREDRKLSQNQWGPWNLVKRQKGVIARSILLRPGGPLACELARHAVVLKINDWVFCHGGLLPRHVAYGVERMNYEVSHWMRGVSEDDTSPNFPFIATKGFDSVVWNRLYSRDMLGLEGYQINQIQSVLEETLQLLGAKAMVVGHTPQTTGVNCKYNCSIWCIDVGMSSGVLNSRPEVLEIVENKARVIRSKRDRFSELQAVDYT